The genomic interval CAATTTTGAGCAATTCACCGTACAGTTCCACGTCCCAGGTAACGCCTAGTTCTTTCTGCTTAATTCAACAACACACAGGCACATGTTATATAGTCTATGAAGCATATATTCTAAAACGGACCTCTAACACGACATGGGCATGTCGATATTACTAATGTGAAAATTAGGACTTTGACACcgacaaatttatttatttaaaatgaataactatgaacattatttgtaaaatctaacatgaaaatcaaaatatatttacatgtaaattgagtcatttgtttcatcacaaaaatattctaaaacaaaatatgagATAGTATTTCATCTTTGTTCATCCATCTACTAGTAAAAAGTTAAAGATAATTTGATCAAATTTGATATCTTTAACCTCTTCATTGATCATCATTGTTTGTAGATGTATcgaaacaaacaaataaaaaatgtcgAACACTAATGTGTGACGAACACTGCGACACACCTAATCTCAAATATGTATGGGATTTCATAAGTTATGGTCAATATAACTCTGACACTTTGAATTGAAAGTGTACTATGTGTGTAACATGTGTCGGTATCGGACAGTGACAAGACAACAATACTGATGTGTTGACTtcaatgtgtgtttgtgttagtGATTCATAATTATAGTAGTTAAAGCAGAAGAGGCAGGTCACgtataaatattaagagattatAAAAGCGGAGGGACCTCTTGGAAGGTATCGTTGAAAGAAATGCGGTGGCCATCTTTTTCGGTGTCAACGAGGACACCATCACAGTCAAAGAGAAGAGCTGAGGGAAAAGTGGAAGAGGAAGATGCTGATGCTGAGCAAATCAACCTACGCCTTCTGATTGAAGGAGTTGATATCTTAAGAGCACCGACAGTGAAAGAGGATGGTGGAGTTGTCTGTTGTTGATGATGGTCCTTGTTGTGTTTTAGGAGACTATTTAACGTTGTTGTCTTtggttgatgatgatgatgaggtGATGGTGTTCGACTCAACAGTGAAGTAGTGGAAATGGAGATGAGGCTATTTGCTGTTGCCATGGCCATAGCCTTCACTTGCATTTGCATACACGGATTGATCATCACACATACTTCATTCAATTACTACTACTTATCTGCTTCTGATAGAGTGGGACCGTTAATTGTGGTTTTCAACTTCCAACACAAGTTCGTTTTGATGATTAGGTGCTGTGTTCAATTTAACCCCTTTCTCACTCTCCACGTGGCCTTACTATTTGCACCTCACATTGGCTTCCCACACCTCttctcattttttctttttttattacaaatacGAATGAAGTGatacaaatattaataattataaattttttcatgaagttaaacaattaatttgtaaatatcTATTGAAGTATGGTACTTTTTTCAAGTGGTGTGATATATACACATACATGAAAGTTATGATTttctttgtaattttaaatttacaaatacGAATTTAAGCCGTTTAGTTAATGGCTAGCTTATaagcagttaatttcaattatgCACCGTTTGCCATTGTCAAGGAGTGATTGAGACCCGGTGATGGAAGTCCTAAAAATAGACGGAAGGATTAACACGAGTATCAACAAACATATAGTCGCTTGCGTTGTTGTTTGTtgttatttacttttaattttcatttcctaTTTCTTAATTCAAAGTATTAACATTCAATTAAATGGCACATAATTTACATAGCTAGAAAtgaactgaaaaataaaaataaaaataaaaataaaattatatacccAATTGCTCATTTTCAAAGCACGTAAAGATACAAGTCCATTCCTCTTTGATATCAAACTATATGCTAAATTGCTCATTTTCAAAGCACGTAAAGATACAACTTCATTCCTCTCTCATttgattattataaataaatgaaggTACAGCAGAAGAGAGGAACTACAAACAATATCATTCTTAAAGATTGCATGAGGAGAGGCCTTTGCATAACTTGGACATTGTGACAACCTTAATCGAGTTAGACTTGGCTGCATCCAGCAACGGATCTGATTCGAGTGCTTTCTCAAAACAATATTTGGCCTCTTCTAAAAGACCCTCTGCAACAAAAACAAGACCTAAATTGTTGAATGCAGGAGCATACCCAGGTTGTAGTTCAAGTGACTTTGTAAACATAGCTTTCGCAAGTTGATACTTTTTCTGATGGCGATATAGAATTCCCAAATTGGATAGTATAGTATGCGCTTCTTGTGTTGTTGCCAAAGACAAAGCCCGCTTGTATACTTCTTCAGCTTGTGATGGTTCTTCTGATAGTTGAAGTGAGATACCTATACATACATTTTTAATACATATGAACACAAGGCAAATAATATCGTACTTGAGAAAATGCATGTTCCTATTACAGCCAAGAGATCGAGAAAGAAAGCACATACCGAGGTTAGACCATGCATAGCAGCAGTCCTTGTCACAGGCAACAGCAGCTTTGAAGTATTTTTGTGATGTTTTGAATTGCCTAGCACTAAGAGTATGAACGCCAAGTTGGTGCCACTGCACCGCATCATCTGGATGTTCTGCTATGGCCTAGTAGAAAAAGAATGATACACCAAACAAAAATGTGAGAAAGTGTTAGGATCTCAACTGTCCAGTATAAGCCTCctattattcagatttattgTAGAAGGGTTAGAGAGGTATAACAGTTGTGCATGGTTCCCTTTCACAACTGTTATACAGTTGTTTACAAAAGTatacaaattaatgtttttcatATTCTACTACTCCCCTATTTATACTAGACAATGAAGGTCTTAACAGAGCATATCCATCAGAGACATCAGACACCAGATTGAGTTATAAAACATTTCACATCAGATAAACTGCATGGATATATAACGTGTTGTTAAAGCCGCAACTTGGGATGGGGATGTACCTATAAGAAAGCAATAAATTACCTGCTTTAGACTGGAAACAGCACGCTCTTCGATTTCTGTCAGCCCATACTGTTCACTTTCATATGCTGCTGCTATCTCATGCTGAGCCTTGTGAACCATTGCAAGCCCGGTCCATGCTAATGGAAGCTCAACCAAGGATGAATCACCATCTCTTATAATGGAAGCCATCTCATTTCCAGCACAAGAAAGCAGTTCACTAGGATCTTGAGATCTTTCTGCCTCCTTTATTCGATGGATAGCAACAGCATATCGAGTAGACATGCAATTGGGTTCCAGCTTTGCCGCCTACAAAACATGGTAAGTTGGTAACAaagggaaagaaaaaaattagtaaatcaCAACCCACATAAGCACAAAACATCCCCAGAAGATGGCATGATGAAAACAAGAGAAAAACATCTAAGTGACACTAACACTAGCCAAAATGCACTACGTGCATAATTAATGTGAGTAATTACAGCTATCTATAATCatgaaaaaaatgacaaaagaTCCACGAGAATTTGTTGCAGAGAATCAAAGATCAAAACATTTCTGCCAAGAACAAGGACCAGGAAACCAATGAACAACCTCAAAAAATACGCTATAAATGACTGTAGCAAGGGGCCATGAGCACCTTCTCCAAGCACTTGCTGGAACTTCGATGATCACCAGTAATAGAAAATGCATAGGCAAGATTTGTCCAAATATGAGCTGATTTTCCATCTGCTTTAATGGCAGCAAACAAACATTCCTTAGCAGCATTAGCAGCCGTGGACTGTTCTGCCAAAGCATCTTCAGCAGCACTTGCACCAGCACCTGGAATTGAAAAATCCTTATGACTAATATGAAAACCATATTACAAAGATTTTTTCAATGACTTTATAATCAAACTAAGCAACAAATAAGCTGATATCACATGAGGGCATAGATCATGTCAACATAGTACCTGCTACAACTGAAGCATATTTACACAAAAGAAGGGAAGCATAATTGACCAAAGCTGCAGGGTGGTTTTGATCTTTTAGGATCAGCTCTTGGAAACACTTGACAGATAATTCCAAATTTCCTCTGAAGGAAATTTAGTTAGTAACAGTACTGAGGATTTACATAAacagaataaaaattaatgtaaaccCTTTTCAATTAAAGGGTATTTCTCAAATAACTCAATGCAATAGTATACATGAAAAAGGTTTGAATATTGCCTAGAACAGGATAGCAAGAGAACTCTATTATAAAACCAACCACTATTGCATACACTTGTACTAGTCTCTGTTCCAAATTTTGCGCCTAAACTAATACTCTTCATATATCTGCCATATGGTGTCGGTGTGCTTTGTATATGTACTGAAGATAAACTTTTATCTATTAATAGAAGATTATCACCACATAGAATGAATCTTGCATTCGTTACAGACTAACGGGTACTTACAACTTAATGtgaaaagttaaataaaatacaataagatccaaagtatattttatttatttatacataaaaagAAAGAGGCAATTACCATATGAACTTACATTTGAAGATAAGCTACCCCAAGATTACCTAGGCAATCATAGTTCTCTGGTGCAATGGCCAACAGGGATGACAACACTGAGATAGCACTCTACACCAGGGTTTGAAGTTTACATTGGTTCAggaaaagggaaaaaaaaaaaggtaatcaTGTCAACTACAGAAACTGAAACATCGTATATGCCTTGAGAACTTTAAAGTGTATGGAAAAGAGAAAACACAGTACTTATACCTGCACACGACCAGTTTTAAGAAGGATAAAACCCAGCGTATTCCATACAGCTGCCTGTCTGATATCTGATTGTATTGATTCTTTCAGTTTAGAAAGAATTTCCTCAAGTTCATGAGGTTCAAGTTCTTTGTCTGAATTATTTTCTGATGAACTTTCTATTATCAGGCACTATAAGGATTATAAGAACATGTCAATGAACAGAAAGAAAGACAAAAATCAATTATCTATCATATTAAGATTATTGCACCTGTGCATGGTGAATCTGAACTAAAGAAAGGAACTCTGGCCTATCAATCTCAGCCTCAGGCCTGAGTAATATCTCTTCTGCCTTCTCATAAGCCAATATAGcctgaaaaaataaattaatgaccTAATGAGAAACCTATATGCAGGAAAGTAACCATAACAGTTCAATTTGGAAACACTACCTTTTGAGGTTGGTTTAATCTTTGGTACATCAAGCCAAGTATAAAATGAGCATGGGCATTTTTGGGCATCTTCCTTGCAACATGAACCAAGCCCTACAATTTTAGCTAGTTATGTCAGTAACAAATCAAAAACCACAACAACAATGGCCATAACCATAAAACTAAATTACTACTAAGTCAAGATTACGTGTTGGCTTTCTGACCACCCACTTTTCCACAAAAACAATTGATTTGGTGACAGAAATATGGTGAGAGGAAGAATGCAAACTAAAATTCAATTGTGTAATATGTTGAGTGAAAAGCTTCATGTATCATACATGTTCCAATCAAAGATATATAACCCCCATTGTAAGCTAAAATGTGAAAcaataaatgactaaataagAGCCAGTAGTTAATcataaataatctaaaatgaattgatatttgaATCACATTGCTATTCTGCAAATAGAAGATGAAGGGCAGAGGGAGATGATGTATAATATTGGTTCATCACTGGCTCACTTTGTCTTAAGAAATACAGCGTTTAAAATTCAGTGCATAACAGTTGCATCATCTATTCATGTTCACAActtgagaaagaaaaatattagaagTTATTTTGTTAATGGTAAGTAGAAAAAGGCAAAATTCCCCATCTTCAACAGGTATCCATCACATCTCATATTGGATGGCTGGAAATACTTcttcaaataaagaaaaaaatctcCATTTGCATGCCTATACTAGTGTTATCAATGACTGATGGCAGATAATAGTGGCAAACAAAAATATCCGCCATATAACAATGGCATTAAGGGCTATGATGAATACTTGGTGGATATAATAGGTGTTTCGACCAATGACAGCTGGCACAGAACCTGCAGTGGCAGACGAGTTCTGACAGCACTGGCCTATACATGATCCATCtactattatattttacataagaaaacagttaaaaaactatttttgaatTCGCAGAAAACAATGTTTGATTGCCTAAAaacttcaacaaaaataaagcCAATCCATGAAACTATGAAATACATTGAGGTATCTGAATCCATGTTTCCTACAAAAGGCATTCTTTTTGGTAGGAGCTAGGAAAGATAGTAAACTGACTAACTGGAATACTTACAGACAATTGACTGATTAACTGACAGTTTGAGTTTAAAAGCgggataatttaaataaaagaaaatatatttaatgattttaaattaaactcACAGTCTTCATGCTGCTAACTTTTTCCTCCCGAGATGAAGGAGTCCCTTGGACATGTTGATCACCATCTGCATCAGCTCCACAATCAATAGAAGAGTCTGTCTTGCTAGGTTTGGAACGGCATTTCCCCAGTTTGTTCAACTTTTTACCTTCGCCTTCAATGCTATCGGTGTCTTTGGACAACAAACTCTTATCTTGACTGTTTTCATCAATTATCGacctatatattaatttttcaattatcaataaatgaCAAACACCAACAAAAAGATATTCAGTATTCAtataaacaattcaaattgcAATAAGTCGAAACTTTTTGAGAAAATCTTGGTGTCAACTGAATGACAATGATCAATAACattgataaattttgttatatcacatttgcaaaatgaataaaatgttAGATTATAGCACATTTACAAAGGAATGCTTCTGTATGTTTAACGTGTCCATAAACACTTATAAACTTGTAACggctttttaattaataatatagaaACTAAATGCTTGTTTCAGTTGAAAAGTTCCTTTAAGCTACAACCTAATCTAAACTGAGCAATAAGCAGTTTTTGCCAAACTACCCTCATGTACAcagtttttgtttatatttgaaacCGGAGGAGGTAGTTTTGCTTATATTTGAAACCAGATAAAGTAGTTTGTTAATAAGCTGTGTAACACCAACATTTCATGTTGAAAAcattcaatcagtttttacttaaattattatagttGCCTGCATCGATGTTGTGTTCATTATCTACGCAATTGCTTCATAGTTAGTAAGCTAGTAATTCTGTTAGTTAGTTCGTCGACAGTTAATTACAGTATCAGTTACCGGTGGATTAGTTAGTTCAGATTTTCGTGCACAGTGTTTTCGTACAAACTCCAATTTGTAAATACAGTTCAATTCATTGTTTCAGTTCAAATTCATCagaattctcttattatatgATTCTTCGGATCCTCACAGGGTTTAGTCTAAGTTCGAATTTCAATTTGTACTCTACGGACGTAAAATCAAAatgttgaagaaaaaaaatatttaaataaataaataaaatgagaagaaaaaaacctGGAAACTTCAGTGGGTGGAGGAGGAAGAAGTGAAGAGTCGTCGTCGTCGGTTTCTGGAGGATCAACGTTTAGGTCAGCCAAAACCACGAGTTTTGTAGAACCTCCCAACTTCTCTGCCATTTCTCGTGACTTAGGTTTCGCATTCTAAATTTCATATATGTAGTTTTTTATGCACCCTCTCATTCTtgtgtttttaactttttaggatttctttcttccattttcttttttgacttttttttggtaaaatatgaaaaacctttctttcatttttttgtgtggacttttataaattttattatatataataaaaatgatactctcatttgtgtattaaaaaaataataatatccactttttgaaaataattttacatcaacaattaataaaaattatctatttttttatgttatgtcattcaaataaagaaatttaatgGAATACATGAATTCTATTAgatgttaatataaaattatatatctcattttctcttaaaaAACTACTCATTGAATAAACTACTCCAAAAATATAAAAGCATTTAAATCACATTCATCAATAAAATTGGTTGCTTTAGTTAAAACCTTGAAATTAAAACTATCTACAATTGGACCACTTTACCTACATTGCCTTTGATTCATATGAAAATGCAACAATTAGAATAGGCAATACtgtcttccccaaaatttaaaattggtgTGCTCATTTATTATTCGTTGACGTAAAGATGTGAATTAAATAAGAGTACTgcattaaaaaacaattaattgctataaaaaaaaaaaaaaaaaaaaaaaaaaaaaaacaatgtgaCGGAAGTTTCAACGAatgtattataaaatttggcAAGATAGTTTGTCCAAAAATTTCTGTCAAAGTATAGTGTATGTCCTCCTCAAGAAGATGTGGTTGGATCTTTGGCAGTAGAATCAGATGATGGTACAAGCCAGCCCTTCCGCAAGGCATGTTGCACA from Cicer arietinum cultivar CDC Frontier isolate Library 1 chromosome 5, Cicar.CDCFrontier_v2.0, whole genome shotgun sequence carries:
- the LOC101497961 gene encoding uncharacterized protein — translated: MAEKLGGSTKLVVLADLNVDPPETDDDDSSLLPPPPTEVSRSIIDENSQDKSLLSKDTDSIEGEGKKLNKLGKCRSKPSKTDSSIDCGADADGDQHVQGTPSSREEKVSSMKTGLVHVARKMPKNAHAHFILGLMYQRLNQPQKAILAYEKAEEILLRPEAEIDRPEFLSLVQIHHAQCLIIESSSENNSDKELEPHELEEILSKLKESIQSDIRQAAVWNTLGFILLKTGRVQSAISVLSSLLAIAPENYDCLGNLGVAYLQIGNLELSVKCFQELILKDQNHPAALVNYASLLLCKYASVVAGAGASAAEDALAEQSTAANAAKECLFAAIKADGKSAHIWTNLAYAFSITGDHRSSSKCLEKAAKLEPNCMSTRYAVAIHRIKEAERSQDPSELLSCAGNEMASIIRDGDSSLVELPLAWTGLAMVHKAQHEIAAAYESEQYGLTEIEERAVSSLKQAIAEHPDDAVQWHQLGVHTLSARQFKTSQKYFKAAVACDKDCCYAWSNLGISLQLSEEPSQAEEVYKRALSLATTQEAHTILSNLGILYRHQKKYQLAKAMFTKSLELQPGYAPAFNNLGLVFVAEGLLEEAKYCFEKALESDPLLDAAKSNSIKVVTMSKLCKGLSSCNL